A DNA window from Novosphingobium sp. RL4 contains the following coding sequences:
- a CDS encoding CoA transferase encodes MPTDAEAEGPAIPLARWADRQLAALARDHGLPRLGGATLLGERGANGGYRISGKVSAGLGGSRLLPTRDGGWFALTLIREIDRELLPALFGNADLAVEDSDAIAANVARHDCADLVERGRLLGLPVASADEVPASAPIEVLELGPHRSRAAGHRPLVVDLSAIWAGPLAGHLLWQAGMEVVKVESRTRPDLIRRDDPATFDLINQGKASVLVDFGCSAEKARLIDLIRRADIVIESARPRALLQLGIDANALVREVPGLVWLSVTGHGARGEPANWVGIGNDCGVAGGLARAMAEVTGEIGYVGDAIADPLTGVTAAREAMRALEEGQARRIGLSMSAIVAMALAEERAHDPAMLESELHGWGTGIGRPFPACPRRPLTAPVHSLGADTARILRETVQC; translated from the coding sequence TTGCCGACTGACGCCGAAGCCGAAGGCCCCGCGATCCCACTGGCGCGATGGGCCGACCGGCAATTGGCGGCGCTTGCCCGCGATCATGGCCTGCCCCGTCTCGGCGGCGCTACGCTGCTTGGCGAACGGGGCGCCAACGGCGGCTATCGCATTTCCGGCAAGGTATCGGCGGGTCTGGGCGGCAGCCGCCTGCTGCCCACGCGCGACGGTGGCTGGTTCGCGCTCACCCTGATCCGCGAAATCGACCGTGAACTGCTGCCCGCGCTGTTCGGCAATGCCGACCTGGCAGTAGAGGACAGCGATGCGATCGCCGCAAACGTGGCGCGGCATGATTGCGCAGATCTTGTCGAACGAGGCCGGTTACTGGGCCTGCCGGTCGCCAGCGCGGACGAGGTTCCTGCCTCCGCCCCGATCGAGGTTCTCGAACTCGGGCCGCACCGCAGCCGCGCTGCCGGGCATCGTCCGCTGGTGGTCGATCTCTCCGCCATCTGGGCCGGGCCGCTCGCCGGACATCTGCTCTGGCAGGCAGGGATGGAAGTGGTGAAAGTCGAAAGCCGCACCCGCCCCGACCTCATCCGGCGTGACGATCCGGCCACCTTCGATCTCATCAACCAGGGCAAGGCAAGCGTACTCGTCGATTTTGGCTGCAGCGCCGAAAAGGCCCGGCTGATCGACCTGATCCGCCGCGCCGATATCGTGATCGAAAGCGCCCGGCCGCGCGCGCTCCTGCAACTCGGTATCGATGCGAATGCGCTCGTGCGCGAAGTGCCGGGGCTGGTCTGGCTCTCCGTCACCGGCCACGGAGCGCGGGGGGAGCCTGCGAACTGGGTCGGCATCGGCAACGACTGCGGGGTGGCCGGCGGCCTCGCGCGCGCCATGGCCGAAGTCACCGGGGAAATCGGGTATGTCGGCGATGCCATTGCCGATCCCCTCACCGGGGTGACTGCCGCGCGTGAAGCCATGCGCGCACTGGAGGAAGGACAGGCGCGTCGCATCGGCCTGTCGATGAGCGCGATCGTCGCCATGGCCCTTGCGGAAGAACGGGCGCACGATCCCGCGATGCTCGAATCCGAACTCCACGGCTGGGGAACCGGTATCGGACGCCCGTTTCCGGCATGCCCGCGAAGGCCTTTGACCGCCCCGGTCCATTCCCTCGGTGCCGATACCGCAAGGATCCTGCGCGAGACGGTGCAATGCTGA
- a CDS encoding class I adenylate-forming enzyme family protein — MNIALLLEMAAEAAPDRVGLVCEGKRWTYGDLLAAARGAFELIRQSEAEYVALLDESSEAAVIAVFGAALAGVPYCPLNYRLPDADLAALLGRISPALVIGDEERITRIGGDQQHIVLSREEFALKAQETVPADDAREYDPGADEAGSGVAIQLFTSGTTAAPKAAILRHSNLLGYILGTIEFGSADEADAALVVVPPYHIAGISALLSSIYALRTIVMLPAFSPEGWLELVAGERVSNAFVVPTMLSRIIEAMERAEKSDVSSLRAVAYGGGKMPIEVIRKALDLFPTAGFTNAYGLTETSSTVALLGPEDHREALASQDPKVRARLTSLGKPIPTVEIEIRGESGEVLPAGEPGEIYVRGEQVSGEYKEKSALDAQGWFPTRDAGYMDEDGYLFLSGRADDVIVRGGENMSPGEIEDVLLTHPAVADACACAIPSIEWGETVGVAIVTRDGHTAPAEAEIKDLVRARLRSSRVPEKIVFVAELPYNEMGKLLRRKVKEVLAD; from the coding sequence ATGAACATCGCTCTCCTTCTCGAAATGGCGGCAGAAGCCGCGCCCGACCGCGTCGGCCTCGTCTGCGAGGGCAAGCGCTGGACTTATGGCGACCTGCTCGCCGCGGCCAGGGGCGCCTTCGAACTGATCCGGCAAAGCGAGGCCGAATACGTCGCCCTGCTCGACGAAAGCAGCGAAGCGGCGGTGATCGCGGTGTTCGGCGCAGCCCTCGCGGGCGTGCCCTATTGCCCCCTCAACTACCGCCTGCCCGACGCCGACCTCGCCGCCCTGCTCGGCCGCATCTCCCCCGCGCTCGTCATCGGCGATGAAGAGCGCATCACCCGCATCGGCGGCGACCAGCAGCACATCGTGCTGTCACGCGAAGAGTTCGCGCTCAAGGCGCAGGAAACCGTTCCTGCCGACGATGCACGCGAATACGATCCCGGCGCCGACGAAGCGGGAAGCGGCGTGGCGATCCAGCTCTTCACCAGCGGTACGACGGCGGCGCCCAAGGCGGCGATCCTGCGCCACTCCAACCTGCTGGGCTACATCCTGGGGACCATCGAGTTCGGCTCCGCGGACGAAGCGGATGCCGCACTGGTCGTGGTGCCGCCTTACCATATCGCGGGCATCTCCGCCCTGCTCTCGTCGATCTATGCGCTGCGCACGATCGTCATGCTCCCCGCCTTCTCGCCCGAAGGCTGGCTGGAACTGGTCGCCGGCGAACGCGTCTCCAATGCCTTCGTCGTGCCGACCATGCTCTCGCGCATCATCGAGGCCATGGAGCGCGCGGAAAAATCCGACGTATCCAGCCTGCGCGCAGTCGCCTATGGCGGTGGCAAGATGCCCATCGAAGTCATCCGCAAGGCTCTGGACCTGTTCCCCACGGCGGGCTTCACCAATGCCTATGGCCTTACCGAGACCAGTTCGACCGTCGCCCTGCTCGGCCCGGAAGACCATCGGGAAGCGCTGGCTTCGCAGGATCCGAAAGTTCGCGCCCGGCTGACCTCGCTCGGCAAGCCTATCCCGACGGTGGAGATCGAGATCCGGGGTGAAAGCGGCGAAGTTCTTCCCGCCGGCGAACCGGGCGAGATCTACGTGCGCGGCGAACAGGTTTCGGGCGAGTACAAGGAAAAGAGTGCGCTCGATGCGCAGGGCTGGTTCCCCACCCGCGACGCCGGCTACATGGACGAGGACGGCTACCTGTTCCTCTCCGGCCGCGCGGACGACGTGATCGTGCGCGGCGGCGAGAACATGTCGCCCGGCGAAATCGAGGACGTGCTGCTGACGCATCCCGCCGTTGCGGATGCCTGCGCCTGCGCGATCCCCTCGATCGAATGGGGCGAGACTGTGGGCGTCGCCATCGTCACCCGCGATGGTCATACGGCGCCGGCCGAAGCGGAAATCAAGGACCTCGTCCGGGCCCGCCTGCGATCCTCGCGCGTGCCGGAGAAGATCGTGTTCGTCGCCGAGCTGCCCTATAACGAGATGGGCAAACTCCTGCGCCGCAAGGTGAAGGAAGTCCTTGCCGACTGA
- a CDS encoding CoA transferase, which yields MSTKVMQGVRVLEVAQFTFTPAAGAILADWGADVIKIEHPVRGDTQRGFLNMGGVQLDPLRHTLFEHPNRGKRSVGIDLSTTEGQELLYELAKQCDVFLTNYLPQARQKNRFDIEHIRAANPKIIYARGSAWGDKGPEREKGGFDGTAFWSRSGIADCMTPPELPGPLSQGMPAFGDSIGGMFIAGGISAALFHREKTGEAAELDVSLMSTAAWASGANIAQAVETGVITRNSMPSSGGSAKNPFMGNFWTSDGRTINLCMVSPTGLIRDTFEHIGRPEAADDPRFQDVLSLIENSKAASEILIEAFASKPFAYWREHLKTLKGQWAPILNLLELAGDEQALANDLLVEVEAADGGEPLKLVRGPVQWNGEALETTRSPQASEHTEIVLMEMGVEWDKIEELKARGAIA from the coding sequence CGTCATCAAGATCGAACATCCGGTGCGCGGCGACACCCAGCGCGGTTTTCTCAACATGGGCGGCGTGCAGCTCGATCCCCTCCGCCACACGCTGTTCGAACACCCCAATCGCGGCAAGCGCAGCGTCGGCATCGACCTTTCCACCACGGAAGGTCAGGAACTGCTCTACGAACTCGCCAAGCAGTGCGACGTGTTCCTCACCAACTACCTGCCGCAAGCGCGCCAGAAGAACCGCTTCGACATCGAGCACATCCGCGCGGCCAACCCGAAGATCATCTACGCGCGCGGCAGCGCCTGGGGCGACAAGGGCCCCGAACGCGAAAAGGGCGGTTTTGACGGCACGGCCTTCTGGTCGCGCAGCGGCATTGCCGACTGCATGACGCCGCCCGAATTGCCCGGCCCGCTTTCGCAAGGCATGCCTGCCTTCGGCGACTCCATCGGCGGCATGTTCATTGCCGGCGGCATTTCCGCCGCCCTGTTCCACCGGGAAAAGACGGGCGAAGCCGCCGAGCTGGACGTCTCTCTGATGAGCACCGCGGCATGGGCCTCGGGCGCCAACATCGCGCAGGCCGTCGAAACCGGCGTCATCACCAGGAACTCGATGCCCAGCTCCGGCGGCAGCGCCAAGAACCCCTTCATGGGCAACTTCTGGACCTCCGACGGACGCACGATCAACTTGTGCATGGTCAGCCCGACCGGCCTGATCCGCGATACCTTCGAACACATCGGCCGCCCCGAAGCGGCAGATGACCCCCGCTTCCAGGATGTGCTCAGCCTGATCGAGAATTCGAAGGCCGCCAGCGAGATCCTCATCGAAGCTTTCGCCAGCAAGCCCTTCGCCTACTGGCGTGAACATCTCAAGACGCTGAAGGGCCAGTGGGCGCCGATCCTCAACCTGCTCGAACTCGCAGGCGACGAACAGGCGCTCGCCAATGACCTGCTGGTCGAAGTCGAGGCTGCCGACGGCGGCGAGCCGCTCAAGCTGGTGCGCGGCCCGGTGCAGTGGAACGGCGAGGCGCTGGAGACGACGCGTTCTCCGCAGGCCTCCGAACATACCGAAATCGTGCTCATGGAAATGGGCGTGGAGTGGGACAAGATCGAGGAGCTCAAGGCCAGAGGCGCGATCGCCTGA